A region from the Streptomyces sp. 3214.6 genome encodes:
- a CDS encoding FAD-dependent monooxygenase — MGGSAVVVGGGIGGLAAAIGLRLIGWEVKVAERAPVLADVGAGISLHANGIRALDVLGVGEAVRAAARPQYTGGTRVPGGGWLARMDGAALERELGTPIVGISRAVLHHLLRAALPSECLLVGAEVTSVDRSDPSRVRIPLGDAVLEADLVVAADGVGSRLRAQLFPQHPGPAYSGSTVLRAITERPVELDTDFELTWGKGAEFGHIAFADGRAEWHAVLNSPPGVRHADALETMRRRFSEWHDPIPELLGATRSDAVLHHDIHELVTPLPAFTAGRIVLLGDAAHAMTPNLGQGACQALEDAAVLAAALVAEPTVESALARYDTERRPRSQSVARAARQAGRMGQQLTHPLAVAVRNTTLRLAPSRAMVRTTLRHADWTPPGLG; from the coding sequence ATGGGTGGCAGTGCGGTGGTGGTGGGCGGAGGCATCGGCGGGCTGGCCGCCGCGATCGGGCTGCGCCTGATCGGCTGGGAGGTGAAGGTTGCCGAACGCGCCCCCGTCCTCGCTGACGTGGGTGCGGGCATCTCCCTGCACGCCAACGGCATCCGTGCCCTGGACGTCCTCGGCGTCGGCGAGGCGGTGCGCGCGGCTGCGCGGCCGCAGTACACCGGAGGCACCCGTGTCCCCGGCGGCGGCTGGCTGGCCCGGATGGACGGGGCCGCTCTTGAGCGCGAGCTGGGCACGCCGATCGTCGGTATCTCCCGGGCTGTGCTGCACCACCTGCTGCGCGCGGCGCTGCCGTCCGAGTGCCTGTTGGTCGGGGCCGAGGTGACGTCCGTCGACCGCTCCGACCCGAGTCGGGTGCGGATACCGCTCGGGGACGCCGTCCTGGAGGCGGATCTGGTCGTGGCCGCCGACGGAGTGGGCAGCCGGCTGCGGGCACAGTTGTTCCCTCAGCACCCCGGCCCGGCCTACAGCGGGTCGACCGTGTTGCGCGCCATCACCGAGCGCCCGGTCGAGTTGGACACCGACTTCGAGCTGACCTGGGGAAAGGGCGCCGAGTTCGGCCACATCGCGTTCGCCGACGGCCGGGCCGAGTGGCACGCGGTGCTCAACTCGCCGCCCGGGGTGCGGCATGCGGACGCCCTTGAAACAATGCGCCGCCGCTTCAGCGAATGGCATGATCCGATCCCCGAGCTGCTGGGCGCGACCCGGTCCGACGCCGTCCTGCACCACGACATCCACGAACTGGTGACGCCCTTGCCCGCCTTCACCGCAGGCCGGATCGTGCTGCTCGGTGACGCGGCCCACGCCATGACCCCGAACCTGGGCCAGGGCGCCTGCCAGGCACTGGAGGACGCAGCCGTGCTGGCCGCCGCACTCGTCGCCGAGCCCACCGTCGAATCGGCGCTGGCCCGTTACGACACCGAGCGTCGCCCGCGCAGCCAGTCCGTCGCACGCGCCGCCCGCCAGGCCGGCCGGATGGGCCAACAACTGACGCACCCCCTGGCCGTCGCCGTGCGCAACACCACTCTCCGGCTGGCCCCCTCCCGCGCGATGGTCCGCACCACCTTGCGGCATGCCGACTGGACACCGCCGGGCCTGGGCTGA
- a CDS encoding TetR/AcrR family transcriptional regulator, with translation MPTDRRTVLADAAIGVLAEAGIRGLTHRAVDRAANLPPGTTSAYYRTRQALLTALVRRLVALDQAELQAIGEQAPVPRSVEDLVAGIAAFIEQRLTGEGRRRSLARYACAIESVHHPELQEILMPRQNAARQAARDFLAAHGVVDAEDRTVTLLTCVDGLVFDRLVGGGTVSDQEIRGLVAAALR, from the coding sequence ATGCCCACAGATCGACGTACCGTCCTCGCCGATGCGGCCATCGGCGTACTCGCCGAGGCCGGAATCCGGGGCCTGACCCACCGCGCGGTGGACCGGGCAGCAAACCTGCCACCCGGCACCACCTCCGCCTACTACCGCACCCGCCAGGCACTGCTCACCGCACTGGTCCGGCGTCTAGTCGCCCTTGACCAGGCAGAACTCCAGGCGATCGGGGAACAGGCGCCGGTGCCGCGCAGTGTCGAGGATCTGGTGGCCGGAATCGCCGCCTTCATCGAGCAACGGCTCACCGGGGAGGGGCGACGACGCTCCCTCGCGCGCTACGCGTGCGCCATCGAGAGTGTGCACCACCCCGAACTGCAGGAGATCCTCATGCCGCGCCAGAACGCAGCACGACAAGCCGCACGCGACTTCCTGGCCGCGCACGGCGTCGTAGACGCCGAGGACCGCACTGTCACGCTGCTGACCTGTGTGGACGGATTGGTATTCGACCGCCTGGTGGGGGGCGGAACCGTGTCGGACCAGGAGATCCGCGGGCTGGTGGCGGCAGCGCTCCGATAG
- a CDS encoding AbiV family abortive infection protein — translation MVAAEAALAAGRQAGFRMPPAVRDEFRSGFDKAFTNHQAKAEFAHLMILGMIADDVPASLQQLLDDAIASARQTNDVKFRGLYVDWTGTGVLPAPSSASSRLARLRPPTTKWPADTIGGPSRKIEVSVGARPVLCSGP, via the coding sequence GTGGTTGCTGCAGAGGCGGCACTCGCCGCCGGGCGTCAGGCCGGCTTCCGGATGCCCCCTGCCGTGCGTGACGAATTCCGCTCCGGCTTCGACAAGGCGTTCACCAACCACCAGGCCAAAGCGGAGTTCGCCCACCTGATGATCCTGGGGATGATCGCCGACGATGTGCCGGCCAGCCTGCAGCAGCTCCTGGACGACGCGATCGCGTCCGCCCGCCAGACCAACGACGTGAAGTTCCGCGGCCTCTACGTCGACTGGACCGGTACCGGCGTCCTGCCAGCACCGTCGTCGGCGAGCTCTCGGCTTGCCCGCCTTCGGCCACCGACAACGAAATGGCCCGCGGACACCATCGGCGGCCCATCACGAAAGATCGAGGTTAGCGTCGGCGCTCGCCCGGTCCTCTGTTCTGGTCCCTGA